In a single window of the Leisingera daeponensis DSM 23529 genome:
- the hemF gene encoding oxygen-dependent coproporphyrinogen oxidase, translated as MTAEMIEEKAQAAAWFRQLRDQIVAAFEGLEDSHSEGPFAEMAPGRFEVTQTKRTSDDGSDAGGGLMSVMRGGRVFEKVGVNISEVYGTLGDRAQAAMAARKGIPGMKDDPRFWASGISLVAHMRNPHVPAVHMNTRMFWTPHAWWFGGGSDLNPCIEYEEDTAHFHATQKQHLDPHGPDQYPRLKAWADEYFYIPHRKRARGVGGIFMDDQNSGDWAADFALTQDIGRAFLPAFVPLVEKRRVQDYSEADKDAQLIHRGLYAEYNLVYDRGTKFGLETGHDANAVLMSLPPLAKWV; from the coding sequence ATGACCGCAGAGATGATCGAGGAAAAAGCCCAGGCCGCCGCCTGGTTCCGCCAGTTGCGTGACCAGATCGTTGCGGCGTTCGAGGGGCTGGAGGACAGCCACAGCGAAGGCCCGTTTGCGGAGATGGCGCCGGGCCGGTTCGAGGTGACGCAGACCAAGCGGACTTCGGACGACGGCTCTGATGCCGGCGGCGGGCTGATGAGCGTGATGCGCGGCGGCCGGGTGTTTGAGAAGGTCGGCGTCAATATCTCAGAGGTCTACGGCACCCTGGGCGACCGCGCGCAAGCCGCCATGGCAGCGCGCAAGGGCATCCCGGGCATGAAAGACGATCCGCGGTTCTGGGCATCCGGCATTTCGCTGGTCGCCCATATGCGCAACCCGCATGTGCCGGCCGTGCACATGAACACCCGTATGTTCTGGACCCCGCATGCCTGGTGGTTCGGCGGCGGCTCGGATCTTAACCCTTGCATCGAATACGAGGAAGACACCGCGCATTTCCACGCCACCCAGAAGCAACACCTGGACCCGCACGGGCCGGACCAGTACCCGCGGCTCAAGGCCTGGGCAGATGAATATTTCTATATCCCCCACCGCAAACGCGCCCGCGGCGTCGGCGGCATCTTCATGGACGATCAGAACTCCGGCGACTGGGCCGCGGATTTCGCCCTGACCCAGGACATCGGCCGCGCCTTCCTGCCGGCCTTTGTTCCGCTGGTCGAAAAGCGCCGGGTGCAGGACTATTCTGAAGCCGACAAGGACGCCCAGCTGATCCATCGTGGCCTCTATGCGGAATACAATCTGGTTTATGACCGGGGCACCAAGTTCGGGCTGGAAACCGGCCACGATGCGAATGCGGTGCTGATGAGCCTGCCGCCGCTGGCCAAATGGGTCTGA
- a CDS encoding methyltransferase codes for MSVRLSLAAQSGGFAVPSEGRIAVFHPRAEHDLSALPKAQLLIIQPFRPDHDHFAAQGYDCAPAPEAGAEYSVAVVFLPRAKALARMLVAQAAAATRGQVLIDGAKTEGIDSVLKDLRKRCAPSAPVSKAHGKVFWIEGGTDLSDWLPAGPQQVEGFITAPGVFSADGIDPASRLLAATLPVKLGRCVADLGGGWGYLSAQVLKHDGVEELHLVEADHAALACARLNAADPRTRFHWADARSWKAPGPVNTVVMNPPFHTGRAAEPSLGQAFIAAAAAMLAPSGSLWMVANRHLPYETVLAERFAQVREEGGDNRFKILHAAKPRRGRK; via the coding sequence ATGTCTGTCCGCCTGTCCCTGGCCGCCCAATCGGGCGGCTTTGCTGTGCCGTCCGAGGGCCGCATCGCCGTGTTCCACCCGCGCGCCGAACACGACCTGTCGGCGCTGCCCAAGGCGCAGCTGCTGATCATCCAGCCGTTCCGCCCCGACCACGATCATTTCGCCGCGCAGGGGTACGACTGTGCGCCGGCACCAGAGGCGGGGGCAGAATATTCAGTCGCCGTCGTCTTTCTGCCGCGGGCCAAGGCGCTGGCGCGGATGCTGGTGGCGCAGGCTGCCGCTGCCACCCGGGGGCAGGTGCTGATCGACGGCGCCAAGACCGAAGGCATCGATTCGGTCCTGAAGGACCTGCGCAAGCGCTGCGCGCCCTCGGCGCCGGTGTCCAAAGCGCATGGCAAGGTGTTCTGGATCGAGGGCGGCACCGATCTGTCCGACTGGCTGCCCGCAGGCCCGCAGCAGGTTGAGGGTTTCATCACCGCGCCGGGCGTGTTTTCCGCGGATGGCATTGACCCGGCGTCCCGCCTGCTGGCGGCAACGCTGCCCGTGAAACTGGGCCGCTGCGTGGCCGACCTGGGCGGCGGCTGGGGCTATCTGTCGGCGCAGGTGCTGAAGCATGACGGCGTTGAGGAGTTGCATCTGGTTGAGGCGGACCATGCCGCACTGGCCTGCGCCCGCCTGAATGCAGCGGACCCGCGGACGCGGTTTCACTGGGCCGATGCCCGCAGCTGGAAGGCGCCGGGCCCGGTGAACACCGTGGTGATGAACCCGCCTTTCCATACCGGCCGCGCGGCGGAGCCGTCGCTGGGGCAGGCCTTCATCGCCGCCGCGGCGGCGATGCTGGCGCCCAGCGGCAGCCTATGGATGGTGGCCAACCGGCACCTGCCGTATGAGACCGTTTTGGCGGAGCGTTTTGCCCAGGTGCGCGAAGAAGGCGGCGACAACCGCTTCAAGATCCTGCACGCGGCCAAACCGCGGCGCGGGCGCAAGTAA
- a CDS encoding D-alanyl-D-alanine carboxypeptidase family protein: protein MAVITQVNPASGRYFRTRFLWAAAGILLAVLGLWLAPQRAQAAPYAAMVIDARTGEVLHSSNADTRLHPASLTKMMTLYIAFEAVRNGEITLDTKVKISRNAAAEPPSKLGLKPGQRIAFRYLIRAAAVKSANDAATAIGETLSGSEAAFTRRMNRTAKALGMTRTTFKNAHGLTASGHLSTASDMTTLGRHLLYDYPEYYNLFSRRSTDAGIREVPNTNRRLLAAYRGADGIKTGYTRAAGFNLVASAKRGDERIIATVFGGKSSTSRNAKVAELLDLGFRRAPSRAALRKPQRPAYQGAGNIVVAEADDEPAHAVAGKTIRVSGQVETSLRPKLRPGASESPVLVAALEEALQTPPVDAAAAAAEAGTETDAVAVAVAAAALEETAAEQIENVQTVSAEGALQRDAVRDSIAVALAEAEAEPAPLDTAAAATVIAAVQQVPFTGLRPAARPASLALAEASPELEPVVVTRLSTSGGRYWGINVGLYSSRYQAEKVLLRTALSELETLDGTLRKVANTRRGFEANFLGMSQEQAELACRRLNARNVTCNPIGPS, encoded by the coding sequence ATGGCAGTGATCACGCAGGTCAATCCGGCGTCTGGCCGGTATTTCCGCACCCGGTTCCTCTGGGCAGCGGCAGGTATTCTTCTAGCAGTTCTGGGACTGTGGCTGGCACCGCAACGGGCGCAGGCTGCGCCCTATGCGGCGATGGTCATTGATGCCAGGACCGGCGAGGTGCTGCACTCAAGCAATGCCGATACACGGCTGCACCCGGCCTCGCTGACCAAGATGATGACGCTCTACATCGCGTTCGAAGCTGTGCGGAACGGCGAGATCACGCTGGACACCAAGGTCAAGATCTCCCGCAACGCGGCTGCCGAACCGCCCTCGAAACTGGGGCTCAAACCCGGTCAGCGGATTGCCTTCCGCTATCTGATCCGTGCCGCGGCGGTGAAATCCGCCAATGACGCGGCCACCGCCATCGGCGAGACGCTGTCGGGGTCCGAGGCGGCCTTTACCCGCCGGATGAACCGCACTGCCAAGGCGCTGGGGATGACCCGCACCACCTTCAAGAACGCCCATGGGCTGACTGCCAGCGGGCACCTGTCAACCGCCAGCGACATGACCACGCTGGGACGGCATCTGCTGTATGATTACCCGGAGTACTACAACCTGTTCTCGCGCCGCTCGACCGATGCCGGCATCCGCGAAGTGCCCAACACCAACCGCCGCCTGCTGGCCGCCTACCGCGGCGCGGACGGGATCAAGACCGGCTATACCCGGGCGGCGGGTTTCAACCTTGTTGCCTCGGCCAAGCGCGGCGACGAGCGGATCATCGCGACCGTGTTCGGCGGCAAGTCCTCCACCTCGCGCAATGCCAAGGTTGCGGAGCTGCTGGATCTCGGCTTCCGCCGCGCCCCCTCCCGGGCCGCACTGCGCAAACCGCAGCGGCCTGCCTATCAGGGGGCAGGCAATATTGTGGTGGCCGAGGCCGATGACGAGCCGGCGCACGCGGTTGCGGGCAAGACCATTCGGGTGAGCGGCCAGGTGGAAACCAGCCTGCGCCCGAAACTGCGCCCGGGCGCGAGCGAGTCGCCGGTGCTGGTGGCCGCGCTTGAAGAAGCGCTGCAGACGCCGCCCGTGGACGCTGCGGCAGCGGCAGCAGAGGCAGGGACGGAAACAGACGCAGTGGCAGTGGCTGTGGCAGCGGCCGCGCTGGAAGAGACGGCCGCAGAGCAGATCGAGAATGTGCAGACTGTCAGTGCAGAGGGGGCTCTGCAGCGGGATGCCGTGCGCGACAGCATTGCCGTTGCGCTGGCCGAAGCCGAGGCCGAGCCGGCGCCGCTGGACACAGCAGCGGCCGCCACGGTCATTGCGGCTGTGCAGCAGGTGCCCTTTACCGGCCTTCGGCCCGCCGCCCGCCCGGCCAGCCTGGCGCTGGCTGAGGCCTCGCCGGAGCTGGAACCGGTTGTGGTTACCCGCCTGTCCACCTCCGGGGGGCGCTACTGGGGCATCAATGTCGGCCTCTACAGCAGCCGCTACCAGGCTGAGAAAGTGCTGCTGCGCACCGCGCTGTCAGAACTGGAGACACTGGACGGCACCCTGCGCAAGGTGGCCAACACCCGGCGCGGGTTTGAGGCGAACTTCCTCGGCATGAGCCAGGAGCAGGCGGAACTGGCCTGCCGCCGCCTGAACGCCCGCAACGTGACCTGCAACCCGATCGGCCCGTCCTGA
- a CDS encoding helix-turn-helix domain-containing protein has translation MHPSARIDSYNLFGETAELADVMHVETVRTRSELHDWALRPHRHARLHQLLVLTSGGGAADLDGNRHRLTPPCLINVPRGVVHGFRFGHGTGGWVITLTSDLLDQNLAPGEGIRAPLDLPAVLPLPEGLQDLAERLFHEYRAKAFGRAQMLRGLALSLTALAARAAAAGQEAGVQSRSGTLFARFEALVERDFRLRRPLAQYAEELAVSATHLNRIAHQATGQPASALVGARVLREARRLLIYTDMTAAQIAYELGFNDPAHFSRVFAKGTGMPPRKFRQQLAGSV, from the coding sequence ATGCATCCCTCGGCCCGCATCGACAGCTACAACCTGTTCGGCGAAACCGCCGAATTGGCCGATGTGATGCATGTCGAGACGGTCCGCACCCGTTCAGAGTTGCATGACTGGGCATTGCGGCCGCACCGGCACGCAAGGCTGCATCAGCTGCTGGTGCTGACCAGCGGCGGGGGAGCGGCGGATCTTGACGGAAACAGACATAGGCTGACCCCGCCCTGCCTGATCAATGTGCCCCGCGGCGTGGTGCATGGTTTCCGGTTTGGCCATGGCACCGGCGGCTGGGTGATCACCCTGACTTCCGACCTGCTGGACCAGAACCTGGCGCCGGGTGAGGGGATCCGCGCGCCACTCGACCTGCCTGCCGTGCTGCCGCTGCCAGAGGGGTTGCAGGACCTCGCGGAACGGCTGTTCCATGAATACCGCGCCAAGGCGTTTGGGCGGGCGCAGATGCTGCGCGGGCTGGCACTCAGCCTCACCGCGCTGGCCGCCCGCGCCGCCGCGGCCGGGCAGGAGGCCGGCGTGCAATCGCGGTCCGGCACGCTGTTTGCCCGGTTTGAAGCGCTGGTCGAGCGCGACTTCCGCCTGCGCCGCCCGCTGGCGCAGTACGCGGAGGAGCTGGCGGTGTCAGCGACCCATCTGAACCGGATCGCCCATCAGGCCACGGGCCAGCCGGCCTCGGCGCTGGTCGGCGCCCGGGTGCTGCGGGAGGCGCGGCGGCTGCTGATCTATACCGACATGACCGCGGCTCAGATCGCCTATGAGCTGGGCTTCAACGATCCCGCTCATTTCAGCCGCGTCTTTGCCAAGGGCACCGGAATGCCGCCACGGAAATTCCGCCAGCAGCTTGCCGGAAGCGTCTGA
- a CDS encoding CaiB/BaiF CoA transferase family protein: protein MLQGIRILEVEGLGPGPFAAMTLADLGAEVICVHRPYTGRTPGMPEKSLLDRGKRSITLDLKTPEDAETFLKLAETAHGLIEGFRPGVMERLGLGPTECHAVNPGLVYGRMTGWGQDSPLAHAAGHDLNYISLSGALWYASNPGDVPLTPATLVGDIGGGAMYLVAGMLAGILKAASGGGGCVVDTAIYDGSAHMMNLLMSIRQAGNFGVTRGANLLDGPHWSRTYACAGGGYVSVQCLEPKFYALFLEKLGLAEEAEFQQQFNKALWPALTGRLAGIFASQPRDHWAALFEGSDACVAPVLNPEEAQAHVMNARGTWVEDQGVLQAAPAPRFSGQPGWVPPEIPRRGQHTREILAELGRK from the coding sequence ATGCTGCAGGGGATCCGCATTCTGGAGGTCGAGGGCCTGGGCCCCGGCCCCTTTGCCGCGATGACACTGGCCGACCTCGGGGCGGAGGTGATCTGCGTGCACCGGCCGTACACCGGGCGTACACCGGGGATGCCGGAAAAGTCGCTGCTGGACCGGGGCAAGCGGTCCATCACGCTTGATCTGAAAACGCCTGAGGACGCCGAAACTTTCCTGAAACTTGCCGAAACCGCACATGGGCTGATCGAAGGATTCCGTCCCGGCGTGATGGAACGGCTGGGGCTGGGGCCGACGGAGTGCCACGCGGTGAACCCAGGCCTGGTTTACGGGCGGATGACCGGCTGGGGCCAGGACAGCCCGCTGGCCCATGCTGCCGGGCATGACCTGAATTACATCTCGCTGTCGGGCGCGCTGTGGTATGCGTCCAACCCTGGCGACGTGCCGCTGACACCCGCCACGCTGGTTGGCGACATCGGCGGCGGCGCGATGTATCTGGTGGCGGGGATGCTGGCAGGCATCCTCAAGGCAGCGTCCGGCGGCGGGGGCTGCGTGGTAGATACCGCGATCTACGACGGCTCGGCGCATATGATGAATCTCTTGATGAGCATCCGCCAGGCCGGGAACTTCGGCGTCACACGTGGAGCAAACCTGCTCGACGGGCCGCATTGGAGCCGCACCTATGCCTGCGCCGGCGGCGGCTATGTCTCGGTCCAATGCCTGGAGCCGAAGTTCTATGCGCTGTTTCTGGAGAAGCTAGGGCTGGCGGAGGAGGCGGAGTTCCAGCAGCAGTTCAACAAGGCGCTCTGGCCAGCCTTGACCGGCCGCCTCGCCGGGATATTTGCCAGTCAGCCGCGCGATCACTGGGCGGCGCTGTTCGAAGGGAGCGATGCCTGCGTCGCCCCGGTGCTGAACCCGGAGGAGGCTCAGGCGCATGTCATGAATGCCCGCGGCACGTGGGTCGAAGACCAGGGCGTGCTGCAAGCGGCCCCTGCCCCGCGGTTTTCCGGCCAGCCCGGGTGGGTGCCGCCGGAAATCCCGCGTCGCGGCCAGCACACAAGGGAAATCCTGGCGGAGCTGGGCCGGAAATAG
- a CDS encoding SDR family NAD(P)-dependent oxidoreductase yields the protein MSFSISGKTAIVTGAASGIGLAIGKQFADAGANVMFVDTQEAQLVAELGEQADESNIRYFAGDLRERLTIANLLSATIDAFDDIDILVNGARQVVATDALDAQDETLDQLLNQSLLPSVRLSQQVAKRMIKQGEDRGGEGLLGSIINLSSIAARRTHPDLMAYSVASAALDQVTRSLAVSLAPYRIRVNSIAFGSVMSASMQATLKENRSFRQDIEAHTPLGRVASPTELTETAQYLASDASGFMTGQVVTLDGGRTLLDPVSAPMH from the coding sequence ATGTCCTTTTCCATCTCCGGCAAGACTGCCATAGTGACCGGCGCCGCCAGCGGCATCGGCCTGGCGATCGGCAAGCAGTTCGCCGATGCCGGCGCCAATGTCATGTTCGTCGACACGCAGGAGGCGCAGCTGGTTGCCGAACTGGGCGAGCAGGCCGACGAAAGCAACATCCGCTATTTCGCCGGCGATCTGCGGGAGCGCCTGACCATCGCCAACCTGCTGTCGGCCACCATCGACGCCTTTGACGACATCGACATTCTGGTCAACGGCGCCCGGCAGGTGGTGGCGACCGATGCGCTTGATGCGCAGGATGAAACCCTGGACCAGCTCTTGAACCAAAGCCTGCTGCCGTCGGTGCGCCTGTCCCAGCAGGTGGCCAAGCGGATGATCAAACAGGGTGAAGATCGCGGGGGTGAGGGCCTCCTGGGCAGCATCATCAACCTCTCGTCGATTGCGGCCCGCCGCACCCACCCGGACCTGATGGCCTATTCAGTGGCCTCCGCGGCGCTGGACCAGGTGACGCGCTCGCTGGCGGTGTCGCTGGCGCCGTACCGCATCCGGGTGAACTCCATCGCTTTCGGATCGGTGATGAGCGCCTCGATGCAGGCGACGCTCAAGGAAAACCGCAGTTTCCGCCAGGATATCGAGGCGCACACGCCTCTGGGCCGGGTCGCTTCGCCGACCGAGCTGACCGAAACCGCGCAGTACCTGGCGTCGGATGCCTCCGGGTTCATGACCGGCCAGGTGGTGACACTGGACGGCGGCCGCACCCTCCTGGACCCGGTGTCCGCGCCGATGCACTGA
- the ccoS gene encoding cbb3-type cytochrome oxidase assembly protein CcoS → MSVLTYLIPISLILGAVGLAAFIYTVRSNQYDDPEGDARRILSDEWDDKPKP, encoded by the coding sequence ATGAGCGTCCTTACCTACCTGATCCCGATTTCGCTGATCCTAGGCGCGGTGGGTCTGGCGGCCTTCATCTACACGGTGCGCAGCAACCAGTATGACGACCCCGAAGGCGACGCCCGCCGCATTCTGAGCGACGAGTGGGACGACAAGCCCAAGCCCTGA
- the hemC gene encoding hydroxymethylbilane synthase: MTLTLPTPASPLKIGTRGSPLALAQAYETRSRLAAAFDLPQEAFEIVVIKTTGDNQALIAADKPLKELGGKGLFTKEIEEDLLSGAIDIAVHSMKDMPVAQPEGLALDTYLPREDVRDAFISPALKSLHDLAEGAVVGTSSLRRRAQLLNRRPDLNVVEFRGNVQTRLRKLSEGVADCTFLAMAGLNRLAMADVPANPIETSDMLPAVAQGAIGIERRADDGRAAEMLAAIHDGETGLRLAAERAFLAALDGSCETPIAGLAELHGSTLRLRGEVLRPDGSESISDDQTCPVEDGAELGREMAAKLLEKAGKGFFDWKA; encoded by the coding sequence ATGACACTGACCCTGCCCACCCCCGCTTCGCCCCTGAAAATCGGCACCCGCGGATCGCCGCTGGCGCTGGCCCAGGCGTATGAGACCCGCAGCCGCCTTGCCGCAGCCTTTGATCTGCCGCAGGAGGCGTTCGAGATCGTAGTGATCAAGACCACCGGCGACAATCAGGCGCTGATCGCGGCGGACAAGCCGCTGAAAGAGCTGGGCGGCAAGGGGCTGTTCACCAAGGAGATCGAAGAGGACCTCCTGTCGGGCGCCATCGACATTGCGGTGCATTCGATGAAGGACATGCCGGTGGCCCAGCCCGAGGGGCTGGCGCTGGACACCTATCTGCCGCGCGAAGATGTGCGCGATGCCTTCATCTCTCCCGCGCTGAAATCGCTGCATGATCTGGCCGAGGGCGCGGTGGTCGGCACCTCGTCGCTGCGCCGCCGGGCGCAACTGCTGAACCGCCGCCCCGACCTGAATGTGGTGGAGTTCCGCGGCAATGTGCAGACCCGCCTGCGCAAGCTGTCCGAGGGCGTGGCGGACTGCACCTTCCTGGCGATGGCCGGACTTAACCGTCTGGCGATGGCGGATGTGCCTGCCAATCCGATCGAGACCAGCGACATGCTGCCCGCGGTGGCGCAGGGCGCCATTGGCATCGAGCGGCGCGCGGATGACGGCCGCGCGGCGGAAATGCTGGCGGCAATCCATGACGGGGAGACCGGTTTGCGGCTGGCGGCGGAACGCGCCTTCCTGGCGGCGCTCGACGGCTCCTGCGAGACTCCGATAGCGGGCCTTGCCGAGTTGCATGGCTCCACCCTGCGCCTGCGCGGCGAGGTGCTGCGTCCCGATGGCTCAGAATCCATCAGCGATGATCAGACCTGCCCGGTCGAAGACGGTGCGGAACTGGGCCGGGAAATGGCGGCAAAGCTCTTGGAGAAGGCCGGCAAGGGCTTCTTTGACTGGAAGGCCTGA
- a CDS encoding glycoside hydrolase family 25 protein, whose amino-acid sequence MRRLVLGVLALALAAGCGRAPDREVSAPQVTRTEPANARLAGLSTYPRFGDRDPHEWAGRAPWSYPVHGIDVSRYQGDIDWLKVRRSGVSFAYIKATEGGDHTDAKFRDNWRGAGAAGLKRGAYHYYYFCRPAAEQARWFIRHVPKDPDALPPVLDMEWNHRSRSCRTRPDGATVRAEARKFLNILERHYGKRPVVYTTVDFYRDTGIGQLSGTEFWLRSVAGHPQQVYPGESWSFWQYSGTGQVPGVAGDVDLNTFGGSPESWLRWSGQI is encoded by the coding sequence ATGCGCAGACTGGTTCTGGGGGTATTGGCGCTGGCACTGGCAGCTGGCTGCGGCAGGGCGCCGGACAGGGAGGTGAGCGCGCCGCAGGTCACCCGGACTGAGCCAGCCAATGCACGGCTGGCAGGATTGTCCACCTATCCCCGCTTCGGCGACCGCGACCCGCACGAATGGGCGGGGCGCGCGCCCTGGTCCTACCCGGTGCATGGCATCGACGTCTCCCGCTATCAGGGCGATATCGACTGGCTCAAGGTGCGCCGCTCCGGCGTGTCCTTTGCCTATATCAAGGCGACCGAGGGAGGTGACCATACCGACGCCAAGTTCCGCGACAACTGGCGCGGGGCGGGCGCCGCAGGACTGAAGCGCGGCGCCTATCATTATTATTACTTCTGCCGCCCGGCGGCAGAGCAGGCGCGCTGGTTCATCCGCCACGTGCCGAAAGACCCGGACGCGCTGCCGCCGGTGCTGGACATGGAATGGAACCACCGCTCCCGCTCCTGCAGGACGCGGCCTGACGGCGCAACGGTGCGGGCTGAGGCGCGCAAGTTCCTGAACATCCTGGAGCGCCACTACGGCAAGCGCCCGGTGGTCTATACAACAGTGGATTTCTACCGCGACACCGGCATCGGGCAGCTCAGCGGCACCGAGTTCTGGCTGCGTTCCGTCGCGGGCCACCCGCAACAAGTCTACCCGGGCGAAAGCTGGAGCTTCTGGCAGTATTCCGGCACCGGCCAGGTGCCAGGGGTGGCGGGCGATGTGGACCTCAACACCTTCGGCGGGAGCCCGGAAAGCTGGCTCAGGTGGTCGGGGCAGATCTAG
- the clpS gene encoding ATP-dependent Clp protease adapter ClpS, giving the protein MMTDHSDDDTEAGVLTKTRPKTKRPPRYKVLLLNDDYTPMEFVVMVLERFFGMTHAQAFEIMLTVHKKGVAVVGVFSHEVAETKVGQVMDFARRHQHPLQCTMEKED; this is encoded by the coding sequence ATGATGACGGATCATTCAGACGACGACACAGAGGCTGGCGTCCTGACCAAGACGCGCCCCAAGACCAAGCGTCCGCCGCGCTACAAGGTGCTGCTGCTGAATGACGACTACACCCCGATGGAATTCGTGGTGATGGTGCTGGAGCGGTTCTTTGGCATGACCCACGCGCAGGCGTTTGAGATCATGCTGACGGTGCACAAGAAAGGCGTGGCGGTGGTCGGCGTGTTCAGCCATGAGGTGGCTGAGACCAAGGTGGGCCAAGTGATGGATTTCGCCCGCCGCCACCAGCACCCGCTGCAGTGCACCATGGAAAAAGAAGACTGA
- the hemE gene encoding uroporphyrinogen decarboxylase — protein sequence MAGQKKLLRALAGEKQDVPPIWMMRQAGRYLPEYRATRAEAGDFLSLCYNSDLAAEVTLQPIRRYGFDAAILFADILLIPQALGADLWFVTGEGPRLSTITTDADFAKLGPASDIHETLNPIYETVRILSRELPSETTLIGFAGAPWTVATYMIAGRGTPDQGPAHRLREENTALFEALLARITEATIDYLSKQIEAGAEVVKIFDSWAGSLKGADFEKYALEPCRQITAALKQRHPGIPVIGFPREAGEKYVGFAKATGVDCVALDNSVDPEWAAANVQVDGCVQGNLASRHMVTGGQDLVDETRRIVEAFKNGPHIFNLGHGITPDADPDNVQLMIDTVRGG from the coding sequence ATGGCCGGACAAAAGAAGCTGCTGCGCGCACTGGCGGGTGAGAAACAGGATGTGCCGCCGATCTGGATGATGCGCCAGGCGGGCCGCTACCTGCCGGAATACCGCGCCACGCGGGCCGAGGCCGGGGATTTCCTGTCGCTCTGCTATAACTCTGACCTCGCCGCTGAGGTGACCTTGCAGCCGATCCGCCGTTACGGTTTTGATGCGGCCATCCTGTTTGCCGACATCCTGCTGATCCCGCAGGCGCTGGGTGCTGACCTGTGGTTCGTGACCGGCGAAGGCCCGCGGCTGTCGACCATCACCACGGACGCGGATTTCGCCAAACTGGGCCCGGCGAGCGACATTCACGAGACGCTGAACCCGATCTATGAAACCGTCCGTATCCTATCGCGTGAGCTGCCGTCCGAGACCACGCTGATCGGTTTTGCCGGTGCGCCCTGGACCGTGGCGACCTATATGATCGCAGGCCGCGGCACCCCGGACCAGGGGCCTGCTCACCGCTTGCGCGAAGAAAACACTGCCCTGTTCGAGGCGCTCTTGGCGCGGATCACAGAGGCGACCATTGATTACCTTTCCAAGCAGATCGAGGCGGGCGCCGAGGTGGTAAAGATCTTCGACAGCTGGGCCGGCTCGCTGAAAGGCGCGGACTTCGAAAAATACGCGCTGGAGCCCTGCCGCCAGATCACCGCGGCGCTGAAGCAGCGCCACCCGGGCATCCCCGTCATCGGCTTCCCGCGCGAGGCGGGTGAAAAATACGTGGGGTTCGCCAAGGCGACCGGCGTGGATTGCGTCGCGCTCGATAACTCTGTGGATCCGGAATGGGCCGCCGCCAATGTGCAGGTGGATGGCTGCGTCCAGGGCAACCTGGCCTCCCGCCACATGGTGACAGGCGGGCAGGATCTGGTGGATGAAACCCGCCGCATTGTCGAGGCGTTCAAGAATGGCCCGCATATCTTCAATCTGGGCCACGGCATCACGCCGGACGCGGACCCGGACAATGTGCAACTGATGATCGACACGGTCAGGGGCGGCTGA
- a CDS encoding HAD family hydrolase yields the protein MTRNLTTIGFDADDTLWHNERFFRVTQDRFAELLMDHTPDDIGLEQLERRLLDAEKRNLGRYGYGVKGFTLSMIETALDVTEERVPGAVIKELITAGQMMLSYPIELLPCAREAVEAVAGRYKVVLITKGDLLDQERKLAQSGLGELFDGVEVVSEKTPEVYLDIFARHGDGAARAMMVGNSMRSDVVPVIEAGGWGTYVPHGLVWEVEHAEAPEHSPRYTEIADLGGLADLVERLG from the coding sequence TTGACACGTAATTTGACAACAATCGGCTTTGATGCCGACGATACCCTTTGGCACAATGAACGGTTCTTCCGCGTGACGCAGGACAGATTCGCCGAATTGCTGATGGATCACACCCCTGACGACATCGGCCTTGAGCAGCTGGAGCGGCGGCTGCTGGACGCCGAGAAGCGCAACTTGGGGCGCTATGGCTACGGGGTGAAGGGATTCACCCTGTCGATGATCGAAACCGCGCTCGACGTGACCGAGGAGCGGGTGCCGGGCGCCGTGATCAAGGAGCTGATCACCGCAGGCCAAATGATGCTCTCCTACCCTATCGAACTGCTGCCCTGTGCGCGCGAGGCGGTGGAGGCCGTGGCGGGCCGTTATAAGGTTGTGCTGATCACCAAGGGCGACCTGCTGGATCAGGAGCGCAAGCTGGCGCAATCCGGCCTGGGCGAGCTGTTCGACGGGGTTGAGGTGGTCTCGGAAAAGACGCCTGAGGTCTATCTGGACATCTTTGCCCGCCACGGCGACGGCGCCGCGCGGGCGATGATGGTCGGCAACTCGATGCGCTCGGACGTGGTGCCGGTGATCGAGGCAGGCGGCTGGGGCACCTACGTGCCGCACGGGCTGGTCTGGGAGGTCGAGCACGCCGAAGCGCCGGAGCACAGCCCGCGCTATACGGAGATTGCAGATCTCGGCGGGCTCGCGGATCTGGTGGAGCGTTTGGGCTGA